The genomic window ACACACGCGCGAACATCGCCGCCTCAAGCGGAGGCATCCTGCGCGCGTTAGCCTTGTAACGGGCGATGCAGGTCTCGCGCTCGCCGATGCTCCAGTGGTTCTTGCGCATGGCCGAACGGAGCAGCCCCAGGGCATCATCGTCGCGGTGCTCGGCCAGCGCGAGATAGGCGAGCAGATAGTCCGGGGCGGCGTTCGTCGGGTCGAGGGCGCGTGCCTCTTGCAGCACGGTTCGCGCGGTGGTTGCGGCCTCTTGCCGCTGGCGGCGAGTAAACTGAGTGCCCGCGTAATAGGTACGCTGTCCGGACGCTGCCAACTCCCGTGGCTGATCCAGGGGCACGGCTGAGACCATCCCGTAACCGAGCAGTAGGTAGGCCGCCGCCCAGTCCGGCTTAAGCTTGAACAGCGGTCGGTAGGCCTTGACATCCGGCAGCTTGGGGCCGTAGTAGGGCGTCCAAGCCGCGGCGAGTGCCAGCAGCGCGTCGGGGTCCCATGGCCGCTCCCTTGCCTGCTGCCCGACGTTCGCGTGGAAATCGACGTTCTTGATCGCCGACCGCACCCGGTCGCGCTCGGCTGGCACCGCTGCCAGCACCACCAGCGCCGCCGCGATCACGACCAGTGAAACCGAGGTGATGGATATGTGCCTGTTCATGGCACCCCCCATTAGCCCGGGATTCCCATGGCGACCCGCCTCTTGTGCTTCTGGGTGAGAATTTCCATCGCTCCGGCCTGGCTTCCTGCTGCCAGCCGGGTGGCAGCCTGGCCGTGTGCCCTAATCTGAGGCGAGGATGAATCAGTGCCTGAACCCATTCCCCGGCAGGTCGGCCACCTGCTGGCGCAGGTCGTCGGCATCCATATGCGTGTAGCGCTGGGTGGTGGTCACGCTGGAGTGGCCCAGTAGCTCCTGCACAGCGCGCAGGTTGGGCCGCGCGCGCAGGGCGTGGGTGGCGAAGGTGTGACGCAGCAGGTGCGGTCCCGAGCGGTCGGTGATGCCGACGCGCCGCAGGTAGCGATTGACCAGTAGGGCCACTCCCCGCACCGAGAAGCGCTCCCCGCTGCGGTTGAGGAACAGAGCCGGGTTATCGTCTTCGCGGCAGGCGAGGTAATCCTCCAGCGTATGGCGGGCATGGGCGTTGACGGGCACCCAGCGCATCCGCATACCCTTGCCCACCAGTTGCACCTGGCCCCAGCCGTCGGCGGGAAGCTGGACGTCGCTGCGGTCGAGCGCGCACAGCTCGCCGACTCGCAGTCCGGTGTTGTAGAGGAAGCTCAGCAGCGCCAGGTCGCGCACCCCGGTCGGAGTGTCAGTCCGCGGCTCGGCCAGCAGGGAATCCACCTCTTCCACGGTCAGATGCTTGGGCGCCAGGCTCGGCCCCACGCGGATGGAGCGCAAGCTCATGGCGGGGCTGGAATCGAGCACTCGATTATCCACCAGGAAGTTGAAGAAAGACCGCGTGGCGGCGATGGCGTGGTTGATGCTGGAGGGCGCGCGCCCGGCCTGCTGCTGGGCGCGGAAATGCTCACGCAAATCCGCAGGGTGCACCTGGTCAAGGCGAGTCGGCAGCGCCACCAGCAACGGCTCCAGATCCCGGCGATACGAGCGCACCGAATGCGGTGACCGCCCCTCCAGCGCCAGCGCATCCAGGAACTCGCCCAGCAGCGAGCGAGTCGGCCGCTTGCCCCCTCCCTTCCCCGTACCTATCTTCCCCGATCCTCCCTTGGTCATCCTACCCTCCTATCACGCGTGGCGTGCATCCGATAAGTGTATAGGGCGGATGTTCAGCCAACCTGTCAAGGCCAAGGGCAGGCGATAATGTGGGGGGCCACGAGTGGCGCGAGCGTTGGCGGGTGACATCCACCGCTGCCCGGCGGCGGCGGGCAACCGCCCTTATCCTCTCGGCTCCGGCAATGAACCAGTTGCCTGGCTCCTACAACTGACCCTATGGAGAGTCCGACCGTATCGAGTCCACCAGGTGGTTGAGAGACCCCGGCTCAGGAATCTCTGCGCTGGGTTCAGAAAAGCCGGCCCGGCAGCCGGGGGCGCCTGGCCCCGGATTTCCCGAGGGAGCCGACGCGGTACCAGGCAGGAGGTGAGCGGCAGCGGGGCCAAGAATAGAGTATATGTGGTGTTTGCCGGTAGCATATAGACTGGCGGAAGGAAGGGCTCTATGTTCAGGTTCACCGTGGTGGGTATCGTGTTGGCGCTGACTGTGGGGGCGAGCACCGGGTGGGGAGCGGCCCCGCCCGAGAAGTGGCGATTCACGGGGGGCAGCGGGCTGATCACCCTGGCTGACATAGACGGCGACGGCCAACCCGAGATCCTCTTTGCCACCGAGGCCAGCGGCTCGATCTTTTGTGTGGACGGCCAGGGCAAGCTGCGCTTCCAACACCGGGAGCAGCAGAGGATCCGCTATATCTGCTACGTGTCGGCGGCGGACCTCGACGGTGACGGGCGCGTGGAGGTGATCGCAGTCGGGCGCGAGCGGCGCGCGATCTGCCTGACCTCGGAGGGCAAGCTGAGGTGGCGGCGGTGGCTGCCGACGGCGGGGGTGTACCACGGGGGTGCGGTGATAGCCGATGTGACCGGGGAGGGGCGGTCGGAGATGTTCTTCGGGGTTGATGGCGGCCACCTGTACTGCCTGGATGCCGATGGGAACGTGGTGTGGCTGTTCCTCGCCGTGGGGGACTATGGCGATCCGCCGGTGGTAGGCGATGTGAACGGCGACGGCCAGCCCGAGATCCTGGTGGGCTCCCCCGACAAGCACCTCTATTGCATTGACCGCCGCGGGAACCAGGTGTGGGCCAGCGAGGCGAATGGAGAATGCGGCTCGGGGCCGGTGCTGGCGGACCTCGAGGGAGACGGCCGGGTGGAGGTGCTCTACGGCTCCAATGACGGCACGCTGCACTGCGTGTCGGGCGCCGATGGGGCGCCGGTGTGGGAGTTCAAGGTGGGCACGGTCATCCGCACCTCCATTTCCGTGGCCGACCTCAATGGCGACGATGAGCTGGAGGTGCTGGTGGGGTGCATGGACGCGCTGCGGTGCCTGAGCTCCTCGGGCAAGCTGCTGTGGCAGTTCACGCCCAAGGGCGGCCAGCTGGGCGCGTACGACTGCACGCCGGTGGTGGGGGATGTCAACGGCGACGGCAAGCCGGAGGTAGTCGTCGGCGGCAACGGGCACCTTTACTGCGTGGATGCCGCCGGGCACGAGCTGTGGGAGCTGGGCGGCGGCATCGGCTCCACGCCCGCCCTGGGGGATGTGGACGGCGACGGTAAGCTGGAGATCGTGTGCGGCGGCGAAGACGGGGTCGTGTGCCTTGCCACCGGCGCGCCCTACCGTCCGCAGTCCATTCTGTGGGGTCAGACGCGCTTAAACGCCAACATCAACGCGTCTCTGCTCAAGCCGGGGCCGACGCCGCAGCAGCGGATCGTCACCACCTACAAGGAGACGCGCGCCCCGCGCTTCCACGTTTCCATCATCGCGCAGCGCGAATACCCGTCTTACGCCGCCATAGGCGACATGGAGGTCTACCTGGACAGCCTGGCCCCGGAATCGCTGGACGAGAAGACCCTGGTGGTGCAAGTCGAGGGCGCCGAGCGGCCCATATTCTCCTCCCGGTGTGAGGTGGGGGGGCGCCACACCATAGTCGAGCACGTGCCCTTGGGGACCCTGCTCAAAGACGAGCCGGGATGCCGGATGCAGGCGCGCATCGAGGACGCCCAGGGCAAGATGCTGGCGCAGGCGCAGCTGGAGCTGGAGCGGGTGACGCCCGAGCCGCTGCTCAAGGAAGCGGGGACCCTGGACAAGGAGCTGGACCAGATGGCGGCCCAGCTCGGCGACCCCCCGCTCAACTCGCCGGCCGAGTTCACGCGGCGCCTGGTCGCGGTCGGCAAGTACTACGTGGAGTGGGCGCGCGACGACGTCAAGGCAACGCGCCTGGGCGATGCGCGGGCGCGCCTCCTCGGCCTCCGGCTTGGCCTGTCCGATCTCGCCAAGCGCGTACAAGCCGCCACGGAGCCCGCTGCTCGCCAGGCGCAGGATTACCCCGGCTACCGCAAGGGCCACATCGGCTTCGACGCGGGGACGGCGCTGCTGATAGACGGCAAGCCGACCTTTCCGGTGGGCATCTACAACGCGGGGCCCTCCCCCCAGGAGGTCGCCGACGTTGCGCAGATGGGCTTCGACGTGACCTTCACCGGTGGGGGGCCTGACTTCTGGCGCGCGTGCGCGGACCACGGGGTGTATGCGGTCGTGGGCATGGCTATGGAGGCGCTGGCGGATTTCCAGGTGGTCCTGGCGTCAATGCCCACGATCGAGACGATCTCGCGCGAGAAGGCGCTGCTGGCGTGGTATGTGGCGGACGAGCCTTCGCACCGCGAGGTGCCGGTGGAGACCATGAGGCGTATCTGCCAGGCGGTGCGCATGCTCGACCCCTATCACCCGACGCTGATCTGTGACGGCAGTCCCGCCGGCGGCTCGCGCTACACCGCCGTGGCCGACATCGCGCTGCCCGCGTTCTACCCCTTCTGGCACCTCGGGGAAGACGCGCGCGAGGTGGCGGACCGCATGGACGAGGCGGTCCAGGAAAACCAGGGGCGCATCCCAACCTGGTTCGTGGTGCAGGCGTTCACCGGGCGTTCGATGCCCTTCGCTACTCCCGCCGAAGAGCGAGCGATGGCCTTCCTGGTCATCATCCACGGCGGGCGGGGGGTGCACTATTTCCGCTACCAGGATCCCAAGGGGCCGGGGGCCGGCGGGGACACCTACATCGCGTCCCACGACGACCCGGCGCTGTGGGCGGGCATCCAGCGCGATCTCAAGGACATGAAGGCGCTGGAGCCGTACCTGGTCGCCGCGTATCGGCGCACGGAGGTGCTGCGCGAGGGCGAGCGGCGCCTCGACTTCTGTGTCATCAAGCGTGACGGGGAGCTCCTGGTCATCGCCTGCAATCCTACCTACAGCGCCGCGCGGTGGAAGCTGGCGCCGCGCGAGCTGGCCAAGGCCTCGGGCACCGCCCAGGTGGTGTTGGAGAAGCGCGCGGTTGCGCTGAAGGAAGGCGTCATCGAGGACGAGTTCCAGCCGCAGCAGGTGCACGTCTACCTCTGCAAGCCGTAGGGCGCGGCCTGCGGCCGGTTCGCCATTACCGTGGCGGTTGAATGACATCCTCTGCATTTCGGTGAGAGGCGATGGGCGCGCCAACCTCGTGCAGGGATGTTCAGCGCTGATGGACGCAAACAGGACGGATGTGCTTCAGGACGCCTACGACCAGATCATGCAGAGAGGCGAACAACGTCGCTCCGTCGAGTTGCCGACTCTCGTTCTACAGCGTCCTGGTCGCGGCTATCGGTGGTGTTCTCCTGGGGAATGGCGAACCGCGGTGAGGTTGCCAGAGGTCGCTTGCCGGATAGCAGTCGCATTTGTGGTACCACTGGTTGTCCACCGACGAGGCACACACGCGCCGACAGCGCCGCGAACGGCCGGAGGGCGAGGCATAGCCGCAGGCCGCGGCCGAAAGTGGCTACGTCGCTCCGCGACCGCCATGGCGGCCCGAGGGGCCTAGCCACGCCACACAGGGGCACCCCCTTCGCCGAGGCTATGGGGGGCAGGCGTGGCGCGCCGCCTGCCCCATCACAGGGTCGGATTGGATCTCGAGCACAAATCACCTTGGGGGAACGACGATGGTGCGAATGACGCGGATTGCCGTCATTACCCTCGTCGCGTGCGCGCTGGGACTGGCGATGGTGCTTATCTGCGGGGGAAGTGCATTGGCCGCGCCCGACCCCGCGATCCAGCGCTTCGTATCCCAAGGAAAGACTCGATGCCGCGCTGAATCTGAGATGAGTTTCTCGACAAC from Armatimonadota bacterium includes these protein-coding regions:
- a CDS encoding tyrosine-type recombinase/integrase, giving the protein MTKGGSGKIGTGKGGGKRPTRSLLGEFLDALALEGRSPHSVRSYRRDLEPLLVALPTRLDQVHPADLREHFRAQQQAGRAPSSINHAIAATRSFFNFLVDNRVLDSSPAMSLRSIRVGPSLAPKHLTVEEVDSLLAEPRTDTPTGVRDLALLSFLYNTGLRVGELCALDRSDVQLPADGWGQVQLVGKGMRMRWVPVNAHARHTLEDYLACREDDNPALFLNRSGERFSVRGVALLVNRYLRRVGITDRSGPHLLRHTFATHALRARPNLRAVQELLGHSSVTTTQRYTHMDADDLRQQVADLPGNGFRH
- a CDS encoding FG-GAP-like repeat-containing protein, translating into MFRFTVVGIVLALTVGASTGWGAAPPEKWRFTGGSGLITLADIDGDGQPEILFATEASGSIFCVDGQGKLRFQHREQQRIRYICYVSAADLDGDGRVEVIAVGRERRAICLTSEGKLRWRRWLPTAGVYHGGAVIADVTGEGRSEMFFGVDGGHLYCLDADGNVVWLFLAVGDYGDPPVVGDVNGDGQPEILVGSPDKHLYCIDRRGNQVWASEANGECGSGPVLADLEGDGRVEVLYGSNDGTLHCVSGADGAPVWEFKVGTVIRTSISVADLNGDDELEVLVGCMDALRCLSSSGKLLWQFTPKGGQLGAYDCTPVVGDVNGDGKPEVVVGGNGHLYCVDAAGHELWELGGGIGSTPALGDVDGDGKLEIVCGGEDGVVCLATGAPYRPQSILWGQTRLNANINASLLKPGPTPQQRIVTTYKETRAPRFHVSIIAQREYPSYAAIGDMEVYLDSLAPESLDEKTLVVQVEGAERPIFSSRCEVGGRHTIVEHVPLGTLLKDEPGCRMQARIEDAQGKMLAQAQLELERVTPEPLLKEAGTLDKELDQMAAQLGDPPLNSPAEFTRRLVAVGKYYVEWARDDVKATRLGDARARLLGLRLGLSDLAKRVQAATEPAARQAQDYPGYRKGHIGFDAGTALLIDGKPTFPVGIYNAGPSPQEVADVAQMGFDVTFTGGGPDFWRACADHGVYAVVGMAMEALADFQVVLASMPTIETISREKALLAWYVADEPSHREVPVETMRRICQAVRMLDPYHPTLICDGSPAGGSRYTAVADIALPAFYPFWHLGEDAREVADRMDEAVQENQGRIPTWFVVQAFTGRSMPFATPAEERAMAFLVIIHGGRGVHYFRYQDPKGPGAGGDTYIASHDDPALWAGIQRDLKDMKALEPYLVAAYRRTEVLREGERRLDFCVIKRDGELLVIACNPTYSAARWKLAPRELAKASGTAQVVLEKRAVALKEGVIEDEFQPQQVHVYLCKP